The genomic region tttctaatgcaggggactcgggttccactcctggtcggggaactaagatcccacaagctgagtggtgcagccaaaaaacaaatgaacaagcagGCCACTTTCAATCTAAAGGCTGTTTCAGATGGAGCTAGTTGTATCCTTGGTATTCATATTTCCAAACTGCTTGCTGATTTTCAAACTAATTCCTAACCCACAGCTAGAGGGATTTTTCAAGCACCTACTAGGGGTGATGCCGGGGCCCTTCCTGCTTCACTCACTAAGCTGGCAGTGTGGGGATGACAAAGGTATGTTCCAGATGAGAAGGGCCCTGAACCTGCAGGAGGTTAACCAGCTGCTACCTGGTAGAATTATTGGGCACCTCCCACCTGGAAACCTCGTGTTCTCTCTGACTTTGGTGATTTTTAGAAACTGCGGTGGAAACACTTCCAGGCAGCCTGACAGAAATTCTTTATTGTGTACAGAGAGGGtgaatttcatttgtttcaagtatGACCCCTAACTGAAGTCAGAGTCCAGCATGGGCTTGTGGTTTAGCTGTGGGAATGGCAGGTTCACAGATTCCTCTCGGATGGCGGTTAGGCCCAAAGGACTTTTCAGGGAGTGGTGTTGGTGAGCCCCAGGCACGCAGGGCGGTGTCACTGGCAAGGTCTAAGCATCAAGCCTGTGTGGAAGAAGGCCCCGAGGAAAGGTCGGGGGCCTGGGGTCCAGAGTGATGTGACCAGCTCGCTGTCCCTTGGATGCATTTCTAAGCCAACTCCACACTGCTGGGCATTTCCCTTTCTATCACGCTGCCGTTGTCACAAGGTCCCGTGTTTGGGGGTCCCTGCTGAGGGCTCAGGAGCTTATCGTAGAGTGACTGTacatggggaaggggaaggaaggacgTCACGGGAGTCTGAACCAGAGAGCTGACTCCAGGTGTTTCTCTCTTGGCTTTCTGCTGTTCCCGCTCAGGTGGCAGCGGTGGGAGTGTGAGTCAGGAGGGAGAAAATGGTCAGGAGAGGAGCAGCAGCCCACCGCGGCCAGCAGTCTCAGCTCCCAAGCGGGCCAGTGAGGTCGCTGAGGAGACCGTGTCGGGACGGCAGACGCTGCACGCCCAACAGTCAGAACAGCCGCCAGAGCAGCAGCCACAGCGGCAGCCACACAAGCAAGGGTCAAGACCTCAGCCAGAGCCGCAGCGGCAGCAGGATGGGCGAGAGCCGCTGCCCCAGCCGCAGCCAGAACTGCAGGAAGAGCCCCGGTCTGTGCCACAGGGGCCGCTGAAACCGCGGCTGCGGCTGATGCCGCGGCAGAAACCGTCACGGGAGCAGCACAGGCAGGTGCGACGGCGGTCACGGCTGCGGCAGGAACGGTTCCAGCGGCAGGAACTGCAGGAAAAGCCCATGTGTGTGCCGTATGAGCCGCAGAGGCAGCTGCAGGAACAATCAGAGGAGGGGGCTGTGCAGGAACAGCCGCTGCCACAGCTGCGGCAGGAGCTGCAACAGGACCTGCAGCAGGGATGGCCGCAGCTGCCGCAGCAAGAGGCACAACCGCTGCAGCCAGCAGTCCAGCAGCCTCCGCAGCCACAGCAGCAGGAGCCGTTACAGCCCCAGCAGGAGCAGCTGCAGCCACAGCAGGAGTCACTGCACCCGCAGCAGGAACAGCCCCAGCACCAAGAACAGCCGCAGCCGCAGCCGCGGGAACAGCTGCAGCCGCAGCAGGAGCACTTGCAGCTGCAGCCGCCGCAGGAACAGCTGCAGCCGCAGCAGGAGCACttgcagctgcagcagcagctgcagaagcagcaggaacagctggagctgctgcagcagcagcaagaacagCTGGAGCTGCTGCTGCAGCAGCTGCAGCCCCGGCCCCTGGggccggaggaggaggaggaggtggagctgGAGCTCATGCCGGTGGACATGGAGTCCGATCAGGAGCTGGAGCGGCAGCGGCAGGAGCTGGAGCGGCAGCAGGAGCAGCGGCAGCTGCAGCTCCAGCTGCAGGAGCAGTTGCAGCAGCTGGAGAAGCAACTGGAGCAGCAGCTGGCACAGCCGCCGGAGGTGCAGCTGGAGCTGACGCCGGTGGAGCCCGGGGTCCACCCACCCGAGCTGCAGCTGGAGCTGACCCCGGTGCCGCCCGAGCTGCAGCTGGAGCTGGTGCCGGCCGCCGCGGGGGCGCCCGCCGCGGTGGTGGTGGCGCCCCCGGGCTACGTGGTGCTGCAGGAGCTGATGGTGCTGCCGGCGGCAGCTGTGTCGGCGCCCTCGATCGTGGCCGTCCCGGGCCCGCCGGGCGGCGGCGCGGCCCTGACGCCGGCTCGGCCGCCGCGACGGCGGCGGCGCGCCCGGGACCGGCCGACCATCTGCGGGGAGTGCGGCAAGGGCTTCAGCCGCAGCACGGACCTGGTGCGGCACCAGGCCACGCACACCGGCGAGCGGCCGCACCGCTGCGGGGAGTGCGGCAAGAGCTTCTCGCAGCACTCGAACCTGGTGACGCACCAGCGCAtccacacgggcgagaagccctacGCGTGCCCGTACTGCGCCAAGCGCTTCAGCGAGAGCTCGGCGCTGGTGCAGCACCAGCGCACGCACACGGGCGAGCGGCCCTACGCCTGCGGCGACTGCGGCAAGCGCTTCAGCGTCTCGTCCAACCTGCTGCGCCACCGCCGCACGCACTCGGGCGAGCGGCCCTACGCCTGCGAGGACTGCGGCGAGCGCTTCCGCCACAAGGTTCAGATCCGCCGCCACGAGCGCCAGCTGCACGGCGCCGGCCGCTCCCGGGGTCTCGGCCTGCTTCGCAGCTCGCGCACGGCTGCCGGGGGCACCCCGCGCGCCGAGCCGGCGGCGGACAAGGCGCCCTGACCCGGGGTCTGGGCTGGGGACGGGGCGCCGAGGTCGGGGAGGGCGCAGCTTCCCCCGCACCCGGGAGCACCGCGCGCGCTTGGAAGTTTTGACCGTGTTCCGCAACATCCTGGAATATCGCTGGGACATCGCTGGCATCCTTTTCCCGGGCCAACTGAGTGACGGACCGATTCACCCTCGGAAACACTCCAGGGAGGAAATCGACGAGGCTAAAGCGGCACGGAGGTGGCACATTGCCGCCCACAGCACATAGTTCAGGGTCGTCTTTGGGTACCAATTTCTCCCCCAGGGAAATTGGACTTGACTGGAGCTGAGAGTCACAGGGGAAAACACCCAACGGCAGGACGAGACGTTGGGTGC from Odocoileus virginianus isolate 20LAN1187 ecotype Illinois chromosome 33, Ovbor_1.2, whole genome shotgun sequence harbors:
- the ZNF853 gene encoding zinc finger protein 853 isoform X1, with translation MLVPAQPAPQDLGLTARMKVRRATKTFVRKPHRLKDGSLGPDTPSGGSGGSVSQEGENGQERSSSPPRPAVSAPKRASEVAEETVSGRQTLHAQQSEQPPEQQPQRQPHKQGSRPQPEPQRQQDGREPLPQPQPELQEEPRSVPQGPLKPRLRLMPRQKPSREQHRQVRRRSRLRQERFQRQELQEKPMCVPYEPQRQLQEQSEEGAVQEQPLPQLRQELQQDLQQGWPQLPQQEAQPLQPAVQQPPQPQQQEPLQPQQEQLQPQQESLHPQQEQPQHQEQPQPQPREQLQPQQEHLQLQPPQEQLQPQQEHLQLQQQLQKQQEQLELLQQQQEQLELLLQQLQPRPLGPEEEEEVELELMPVDMESDQELERQRQELERQQEQRQLQLQLQEQLQQLEKQLEQQLAQPPEVQLELTPVEPGVHPPELQLELTPVPPELQLELVPAAAGAPAAVVVAPPGYVVLQELMVLPAAAVSAPSIVAVPGPPGGGAALTPARPPRRRRRARDRPTICGECGKGFSRSTDLVRHQATHTGERPHRCGECGKSFSQHSNLVTHQRIHTGEKPYACPYCAKRFSESSALVQHQRTHTGERPYACGDCGKRFSVSSNLLRHRRTHSGERPYACEDCGERFRHKVQIRRHERQLHGAGRSRGLGLLRSSRTAAGGTPRAEPAADKAP
- the ZNF853 gene encoding zinc finger protein 853 isoform X2 — encoded protein: MKVRRATKTFVRKPHRLKDGSLGPDTPSGGSGGSVSQEGENGQERSSSPPRPAVSAPKRASEVAEETVSGRQTLHAQQSEQPPEQQPQRQPHKQGSRPQPEPQRQQDGREPLPQPQPELQEEPRSVPQGPLKPRLRLMPRQKPSREQHRQVRRRSRLRQERFQRQELQEKPMCVPYEPQRQLQEQSEEGAVQEQPLPQLRQELQQDLQQGWPQLPQQEAQPLQPAVQQPPQPQQQEPLQPQQEQLQPQQESLHPQQEQPQHQEQPQPQPREQLQPQQEHLQLQPPQEQLQPQQEHLQLQQQLQKQQEQLELLQQQQEQLELLLQQLQPRPLGPEEEEEVELELMPVDMESDQELERQRQELERQQEQRQLQLQLQEQLQQLEKQLEQQLAQPPEVQLELTPVEPGVHPPELQLELTPVPPELQLELVPAAAGAPAAVVVAPPGYVVLQELMVLPAAAVSAPSIVAVPGPPGGGAALTPARPPRRRRRARDRPTICGECGKGFSRSTDLVRHQATHTGERPHRCGECGKSFSQHSNLVTHQRIHTGEKPYACPYCAKRFSESSALVQHQRTHTGERPYACGDCGKRFSVSSNLLRHRRTHSGERPYACEDCGERFRHKVQIRRHERQLHGAGRSRGLGLLRSSRTAAGGTPRAEPAADKAP